A genomic stretch from Tachyglossus aculeatus isolate mTacAcu1 chromosome 19, mTacAcu1.pri, whole genome shotgun sequence includes:
- the LOC119940663 gene encoding vomeronasal type-1 receptor 100-like produces MFLLGVKAKPTDLIIIHLTVVHIMMLLPRGIIRAAELSGLRLIHSDVGCAILSYLSRVGRGLSICITCLLSLVQAITVSPSNSHLFQLKVSIPKFVFPVSVILWLLNLLISTNLLFQLVISHNVTSNPAHCLMVPINAFLQGLILSLMTLRDVLSLELMSCSSGHMVLLLLQHHRQVQHLHGFHLSSENSPERRATQTITVLVTCFVSFYFGDFILSVFLGTTVKNDASLSNANMFVVSGYATVSPFVLLTCDTRIIKFLRSVFQEPL; encoded by the exons atgttcctcctGGGTGTCAAAGCAAAGCCCACAGATCTGATCATCATCCACCTGACCGTGGTCCATATCATGATGCTACTCCCCCGGGGAATCATCAGAGCAGCTGAGCTGTCAGGGCTGCGGCTCATCCACAGCGACGTCGGGTGTGCGATTCTCTCCTATCTGAGCCGTGTTGGCCGTGGCCTCTCCATCTGCATCACCTGCTTGCTGAGCTTGGTTCAGGCTATCACTGTCAGTCCCAGCAACTCCCACCTATTCCAGCTCAAAGTCAGCATCCCAAAATTCGTCTTCCCTGTGTCAGTCATCTTGTGGCTCCTCAATCTGCTGATAAGCACCAACCTTCTCTTCCAGTTAGTCATTTCCCACAATGTTACCAGCAATCCTGCCCATTGTTTGATGGTGCCCATCAATGCTTTCCTCCAGGGACTGATTCTCAGCCTCATGACGCTTCGGGATGTCCTTTCTCTGGAGCTTATGAGCTGCTCCAGTGGTCAcatggtccttctcctcctccaacatcACCGCCAAGTCCAACATCTCCACGGCTTCCACCTCTCCTCTGAAAACTCCCCAGAGAGACGAGCCACCCAAACTATCACGGTGCTGGTTACCTGCTTTGTGTCCTTTTACTTTGGAGATTTCATCCTCTCCGTGTTTCTAGGGACAACCGTGAAGAATGATGCCTCCCTTTCTAATGCTAACATGTTTGTGGTCAGTGGCTATGCCACTGTCAGCCCTTTTGTGCTGCTCACCTGTGACACAAGAATCATCAAGTTCCTACGGTCCGTTTTTCAG GAACCTTTGTGA
- the LOC119941014 gene encoding olfactory receptor 2G3-like: MMEVTNGSSGGDFILMGFSDQPQLETVLFVLILISYLLTLLGNATIVVMSHLDPHLHTPMYFFLSHLSFVDLCFTTSAIPQLLWNLWGPYKTITVIGCAVQLFIGLALGSTECVLLTIMAFDRYAAVCRPLHYMTVMHPRLCQGLAAMAWLSGMGNSAIQSIITLRLPRCGNWRIPDFGCEVPTMIKLACVDIRVNEVILFIATSILVLLPIALIVVSYGFIVRAALRIKSAQAWRKALGTCGSHLLVVTLFFGMISVIYIQSNSSFSKSSGKFLTLFYTVITPTLNPLIYTLRNKDMKEALRRLLGKDQSSGKT, from the coding sequence ATGATGGAGGTGACCAACGGCAGCTCTGGAGGAGACTTCATCTTGATGGGCTTCTCTGACCAACCccaactagagacggtcctatTTGTGCTTATCTTGATTTCCTACCTCCTAACCCTTCTAGGCAACGCAACCATTGTTGTAATGTCCCACCTGGATCCccacctccacacacccatgtacttcttcctctcccatctctcctttgtTGACCTCTGTTTCACCACCAGTGCCATCCCCCAGTTATTATGGAACCTCTGGGGACCATATAAGACCATCACTGTTATTGGCTGTGCAGTCCAACTCTTCATTGGTCTGGCCCTGGGCTCAACTGAGTGTGTCCTCCTCACCATCATGGCCTTTGACCGTTATGCCGCTGTCTGTCGGCCCCTCCACTACATGACCGTCATGCACCCACGGCTCTGCCAAGGCCTGGCAGCCATGGCGTGGCTGAGTGGGATGGGAAACAGTGCAATCCAGAGCATCATCACCCTCCGCCTGCCCCGTTGTGGCAACTGGCGTATTCCTGATTTTGGTTGTGAGGTGCCCACCATGATCAAACTGGCGTGTGTGGATATCCGAGTTAATGAGGTCATTCTTTTCATTGCCACCTCGATCCTGGTCCTTCTGCCCATTGCCCTGATCGTGGTCTCCTACGGGTTCATTGTCCGAGCCGCACTGAGGATCAAGTCAGCTCAGGCCTGGCGGAAAGCTCTGGGCACCTGTGGGTCCCATCTGCTGGTGGTGACTCTTTTCTTTGGTATGATCTCGGTCATCTACATCCAGTCCAACAGCTCTTTCTCCAAGAGTTCAGGAAAGTTCCTGACCCTCTTCTACACCGTGATCACCCCCACACTCAACCCactcatctacactctgaggaacaaggacatgaaagaAGCACTCAGAAGGCTTTTGGGAAAAGACCAAAGTTCAGGAAAGACCTAA
- the LOC119941000 gene encoding olfactory receptor 2G3-like, producing MMEVTNGSSGGDFILMGFSDQPQLEMVLFVLILISYLLTLLDNTTIIVVSHLDPNLHTPMYFFLSHLSFVDLCFTTSVIPQLLWNLWGPYKTITVIGCAVQLSVALSLGSTECVLLTIMAFDRYAAVCRPLHYMTVMHPRLCHGLAAMAWLGGMGNSAIQSTITLHLPRCGNRRIPNFGCEVPTMIKLACVDIRANEVVLFIATLILLLLPIALIVVSYGFIARAALRIKSAQAWRKALGTCGSHLLVVTLFFGMTSVIYIQPNSTFSKSSGKFLTLFYTVITPTLNPLIYTLRNKDMKGALRKLLGKDQSSGKT from the coding sequence ATGATGGAGGTGACAAACGGCAGCTCTGGAGGAGACTTTATCTTGATGGGCTTCTCTGACCAGCCCCAACTAGAGATGGTTCTATTTGTGCTTATCTTGATTTCCTACCTCCTAACCCTTCTAGACAACACAACCATTATTGTAGTGTCCCACCTGGACCCCaacctccacacacccatgtacttcttcctctcccatctctcctttgtTGACCTCTGTTTCACCACCAGTGTCATCCCCCAATTATTATGGAACCTCTGGGGACCATATAAGACCATCACTGTTATAGGCTGCGCGGTCCAACTCTCCGTAGCCTTGTCCCTGGGCTCAACTGAGTGTGTCCTCCTCACCATCATGGCCTTTGACCGCTATGCCGCTGTCTGTCGGCCCCTCCACTACATGACCGTCATGCACCCACGGCTCTGCCACGGCCTGGCAGCCATGGCGTGGCTGGGTGGTATGGGAAACAGTGCAATCCAGAGCACCATCACCCTCCACCTGCCCCGTTGTGGCAACCGACGTATTCCTAACTTTGGTTGTGAGGTGCCCACCATGATCAAACTGGCATGTGTGGATATCCGAGCCAATGAGGTCGTGCTTTTCATTGCCACCTTGATCCTGCTCCTTCTGCCCATTGCCCTGATCGTGGTCTCCTATGGGTTCATCGCCAGAGCTGCACTAAGGATCAAGTCAGCCCAGGCCTGGCGGAAAGCCCTGGGCACCTGTGGGTCCCATCTGCTGGTGGTGACTCTTTTTTTTGGTATGACCTCAGTCATCTATATCCAGCCTAACAGCACCTTCTCCAAGAGTTCAGGAAAGTTCCTCACCCTCTTCTACACCGTGATCACCCCCACACTCAACCCACTCATCTAtaccctgaggaacaaggacatgaaaggaGCACTAAGAAAGCTTTTGGGAAAAGACCAGAGTTCTGGAAAGACCTAA